Below is a genomic region from Billgrantia tianxiuensis.
TAGAAGGCAATCACATAACCTGCAACCACCACCAGGCTGGGACCGGGGCGGGTAAAACCGTCGGTGGCTTTTAACGCACTGGTTGCCACCACTTCCGCCACGATCGCCAGTGCCAAGTAGACGAATGCCATCAGCGCTCCTCCGTCAGGGGGCCAGGGACGAGCTCCGGGGCATGCGGTAGGTCCGCCTGCAAACGCCAGAGCGATTGACCGCTGGCATGGTACTTCCGTTCAAACGGCGTCAGGAAGTGGCCGGCCGGCTCCCAGGGCTCGACCAGGGCAACCGTGCCGGTGACCTGCTCCAGCGCCTGGGCGAACTCCTCCACGTAGAGCCGCCAGTTCGAGCGCAGCTCCAGCCGCCCACCCAGCGCCAGGATGACCGGCAGCACCGGGTGACCGTGCCAGCGCTGCTTGAGATGCGCCGACTTGGGGTAGGGGTTGGGATAGAGCAGGTAATGCCGCGCTGGCTGCCAGCCGGCGGCCAGCGCCAGGCGCCAGAAATCGACCAGATCGGCACGCACCAACAAGGCATTTTCGGCCAGCGCGCCGTGATCGCGCGAGAGCCGATCGGCACTGCGATCCACGCCGATGACCAAATGATCCTCGTAACGCGCCGCCAGCTGGCGAGTGGAGAGCCCTACACCGCAGCCGGCATCGAGGATCAAAGGGCTTTGCCCTCTGCCGCTGCGGCTCTCGTACCAGTCCTGAGCCTGTGCGAACGCCTCGCGGGTATGCTCGGCCACGGGCTTGCGCAGAGGATACCGCAAGGCGCGCTCGACGCGGCGCGCGACGTCCCGGTGCGGGCCGAGCTGGTTGGTCGCGATAGTGCGGGAAGTGGCTTGCATGGCAATCGGTTCGGCTGCTGACGAACTGGCCATTCTAGCAGCCATGGCGCGGCAGGTGAGGAGCGAAAAAAAGGCGCCCCCTATGAAAGGAAGCGCCCACATACCCACTCGTATGACTCAAACAGCAGCGCTAGCATAGCGCTTCCGGCACCCAGTTTCAAACGTATGTTTTATGCTTGCCAGCCAGAAGTTGCGGCGCACGCCCATGACGGCGTCCCGAGGCGAGTGATATGATCGTCTCCCTTATATCTACATTACCGACTCGCACGAACAGCATAACGAGGACAGCGGCTTGTCACACTTACCGGTGATCGTCGGCATGGGCGGCGTCAACGCCGCCGGTCGTACCTCAGGCCACCAAGCATTTCGTCGCACCGTGATCGACGCCCTTCCCGAAGCCGAGCAGCAAGCGCTGCTGCTCGGCCTGGCCGCTCTGATGGGCTTGGGCAGCTGTCGGGAAGGTGCCTGGTACGATGCCGCCGGGAATCCCATCGGCGCCAGCCGGCTGGCCGAGAATTGCCGCGACCAGGTGCTCGACCATACCCTGATCCGGCGCATCGAGGATCCCCGTTTCAACGACGACGGGCTGCCGGCCAATCGCCGCGCCGGTCTGGAGCTGGGGTCGGAGCTGACGTTTCGTATTCGCCGCCGCCAGTTGCCCGAGCGGCTGTCGCCGACATGGCAGGTGCGCGAGGTGGACCGCTACACCCTGGAGGTCACGGTACCTCCCGGCGAGCTCGACGTGCTGCTGCCGGAGACCCGGCCAGCCCAGGTGCGTGCCGCCGGCCAGTTGCCGAGCGGCTTCGATCCCAGCCGCTACTACCGCAGCGTGCACCATCCCCGCGGCCTGTCGATGTCGATCTTCGCCGCCAGCGACTGCCTGGCCAGCAGCGGCCTGGACTGGGAAATCCTGCGCGACCGCCTGGACCCCGACGAGATCGCCGTGTATGCCGGCAACTCCATCGGCCAGCTCGACGACGAGGGCTGGGGCGGGCTGCTCAAGAGCTTCGTGTCGGGCAATCGCGCCACCTCGAAGCAGATGCCGCTGGGCTACGGGCAGATGCCCGCTGATTTCCTCAATGCCTACGTGCTGGGCAGCGTCGGCGGTACCGGTGCAGCGCTGGGCGCCTGCGCCAGCTTTCTCTACAACCTGCGCCTGGGGGTCGAGGACATCCGCAGCGGACAGCGGCGTGCCGTGATGGTCGGTACCTCCGACGCGCCGGTGACGCCGGAGATCATCGAGGGCTTTCGCGCCATGGGCGCGCTGGCCGATGACGAAAGCCTCAAGGCGCTGGATGCCCTGGAGCTGCTCACCGACGCCGACTATCAGCGCGCCTGCCGCCCCTTCGCGCGCAATTGTGGCTTCACCATTGCCGAGGCCAGCCAGTTCGTCCTGCTGCTCGACGATACCCTGGCGCTGGAACTCGGCGCCGAGATACTGGGCAGCGTGCCGGGCGTGTTCGTCAACGCCGACGGCTGGAAGCGCTCCATCTCAGCGCCCGGCATCGGCAACTACATCACCCTGGGCAAGGCGGCCGCACTGGTACGCGACATGCTCGGCGAGACGGCGTTGCGGGAACGCACTTTCCTCCACGCCCACGGCACCAGCACCCCCAAGAACCGCGTGACCGAATCCCATGTCTTCGATCTGGTTGCCCAGGCCCATGCCATCGAGCACTGGCCGGTGGTAGCGGTGAAGGCCTTCGTCGGCCACTCCCAGGGCAGCGCCGCCGGCGACCAGCTGACCAGCGCCCTGGGCAGTTTCGCCCATGGCCTGCTACCGGGCATTCCCACTCTCGATGCGGTGGCCGACGACGTCCATGCCGAGCGGCTGAAGTTCTCTCGCGAGCCGCAACCGTTCGTGGCCGATGCCGCCTTCATTAACGCCAAGGGCTTCGGTGGCAACAATGCCACCGGCGTGGTGCTGTCGCCCGCCGTGACCGAACGCCTGTTGGTCAAGCGTCATGGCGAAGCCGCCCTCGATGCCTGGCGTCAACGGCGCGAAGCCACTCGCCGTGCCAGCCAGGCCTATCTCGCCGCGGCGGACCAAGGCCACTACGAGGTACGTTACCGCTTCGGCGAGGGCGTGCTGGAAGGACCGGAGCTCGAGGTCAACGCCACTGCCATCAGCATCCCCGG
It encodes:
- the trmB gene encoding tRNA (guanine(46)-N(7))-methyltransferase TrmB gives rise to the protein MQATSRTIATNQLGPHRDVARRVERALRYPLRKPVAEHTREAFAQAQDWYESRSGRGQSPLILDAGCGVGLSTRQLAARYEDHLVIGVDRSADRLSRDHGALAENALLVRADLVDFWRLALAAGWQPARHYLLYPNPYPKSAHLKQRWHGHPVLPVILALGGRLELRSNWRLYVEEFAQALEQVTGTVALVEPWEPAGHFLTPFERKYHASGQSLWRLQADLPHAPELVPGPLTEER
- a CDS encoding beta-ketoacyl synthase, producing MGGVNAAGRTSGHQAFRRTVIDALPEAEQQALLLGLAALMGLGSCREGAWYDAAGNPIGASRLAENCRDQVLDHTLIRRIEDPRFNDDGLPANRRAGLELGSELTFRIRRRQLPERLSPTWQVREVDRYTLEVTVPPGELDVLLPETRPAQVRAAGQLPSGFDPSRYYRSVHHPRGLSMSIFAASDCLASSGLDWEILRDRLDPDEIAVYAGNSIGQLDDEGWGGLLKSFVSGNRATSKQMPLGYGQMPADFLNAYVLGSVGGTGAALGACASFLYNLRLGVEDIRSGQRRAVMVGTSDAPVTPEIIEGFRAMGALADDESLKALDALELLTDADYQRACRPFARNCGFTIAEASQFVLLLDDTLALELGAEILGSVPGVFVNADGWKRSISAPGIGNYITLGKAAALVRDMLGETALRERTFLHAHGTSTPKNRVTESHVFDLVAQAHAIEHWPVVAVKAFVGHSQGSAAGDQLTSALGSFAHGLLPGIPTLDAVADDVHAERLKFSREPQPFVADAAFINAKGFGGNNATGVVLSPAVTERLLVKRHGEAALDAWRQRREATRRASQAYLAAADQGHYEVRYRFGEGVLEGPELEVNATAISIPGYARPVSLVVDNPFGKLED